A single window of Onychomys torridus chromosome 8, mOncTor1.1, whole genome shotgun sequence DNA harbors:
- the Ggt6 gene encoding glutathione hydrolase 6 isoform X3 gives MDTTTEAVLYHKLQLWEPGMESEEEEEEEIAEPLVLSLRRSRSTPGNKVVWLPGAWARLLASLLLLAVSSSLTLRQLYSRDSPKGNLGSAAPPASRHSHHPGVYHHGAIISPAGATFWGLFYNSSSGNSTALTAGPAQTLAPGLGLPAALPALHLLHTHFGHLPWPHLLTKPATLAEKGFEVDVPLASALAAQGTQGLCPLFCHTNGTPLGLGARATNPNLAAVLHQEALASGSDLAGDALLRLLVRDLGLEEPPVQPMPSLEPTLQLPIPQGVLFTTPGPSAGPELLELLESALHSRTPSPTSCLSLPQTAMTSVNSALATVDSSGSMLLLTSSINSSFGSGHLSPSTGVLLSNLVASSAPSAWACPLILRGSLDDTEADMLGLVASGTPRGAKAMTCTLLNHLAASQIQQQPQHQAKQRPTESPEVYGQENLLQVVVHAEHAHVSSVPSGCCPFQGY, from the exons ATGGATACCACCACAGAAGCTGTGCTCTACCATAAGCTGCAACTCTGGGAGCCTGGCATGGagtcagaggaggaagaagaggaagaaatagcAGAGCCGTTGGTCCTGTCCCTAAGGAGATCCCGAAGTACCCCCGG GAACAAGGTTGTTTGGCTGCCAGGAGCCTGGGCCCGCCTGCTGGCCAGCCTGCTGCTGCTAGCTGTCAGCAGCTCCCTTACTCTGAGGCAGCTGTACAGCAGGGACAGTCCAAAAGGAAACTTGGGCTCTGCGGCCCCTCCAGCCAGCAGACATTCCCATCACcctggtgtgtaccaccacggaGCCATTATCAGCCCTGCAG GTGCCACGTTCTGGGGCCTCTTCTACAATAGTTCCTCAGGAAACTCAACTGCCCTGACAGCAGGCCCCGCCCAAACCCTGGCCCCTGGCCTGGGGCTGCCCGCAGCTCTGCCTGCCCTTCATTTACTTCACACACACTTCGGCCACCTGCCTTGGCCACACCTGCTGACCAAGCCCGCCACGCTGGCTGAAAAGGGCTTTGAGGTAGATGTACCCCTAGCAAGTGCACTAGCAGCCCAGGGCACACAGGGGCTCTGTCCACTGTTCTGCCATACCAACGGGACCCCACTTGGTCTTGGGGCTCGAGCCACCAACCCCAACCTGGCAGCTGTGTTGCACCAGGAAGCCCTGGCCTCAGGCTCAGATCTTGCTGGGGATGCTTTGCTGAGACTGCTGGTCAGAGACCTGGGGCTAGAGGAGCCCCCTGTTCAGCCCATGCCCTCCTTAGAGCCTACACTGCAGCTTCCCATACCACAGGGTGTCCTGTTCACGACTCCTGGTCCCTCAGCTGGCCCAGAACTTCTGGAACTGCTGGAGTCTGCCCTTCATTCCAGGACgcccagccccacttcctgtctatctctcCCGCAAACTGCCATGACCTCAGTGAATAGCGCCCTGGCCACTGTGGACAGCAGCGGTTCTATGCTCCTTCTCACCTCCTCAATCAACAGCTCCTTTGGTTCTGGACACCTGTCCCCAAGCACTGGGGTTCTGCTCAGCAACCTGGTAGCCAGCTCTGCACCTAGTGCCTGGGCCTGTCCACTCATTCTCCGTGGCAGCCTGGATGACACAGAAGCTGATATGTTGGGGCTGGTGGCCTCAGGGACACCCAGAGGGGCCAAAGCCATGACATGCACCTTGCTCAATCATCTGGCAGCATCCCAAATCCAACAGCAGCCCCAGCATCAAGCAAAACAAAGACCCACAGAAAGTCCTGAAGTTTATGGCCAAGAGAACCTACTCCAGGTGGTAGTCCATGCAGAACATGCCCATGTTTCCAGTGTCCCCAGTGGCTGCTGCCCCTTCCAGGGGTATTAA
- the Ggt6 gene encoding glutathione hydrolase 6 isoform X1 has translation MDTTTEAVLYHKLQLWEPGMESEEEEEEEIAEPLVLSLRRSRSTPGNKVVWLPGAWARLLASLLLLAVSSSLTLRQLYSRDSPKGNLGSAAPPASRHSHHPGVYHHGAIISPAATCSQLGQELLVAGGNVVDAGVGAALCLAVVHPHATGLGATFWGLFYNSSSGNSTALTAGPAQTLAPGLGLPAALPALHLLHTHFGHLPWPHLLTKPATLAEKGFEVDVPLASALAAQGTQGLCPLFCHTNGTPLGLGARATNPNLAAVLHQEALASGSDLAGDALLRLLVRDLGLEEPPVQPMPSLEPTLQLPIPQGVLFTTPGPSAGPELLELLESALHSRTPSPTSCLSLPQTAMTSVNSALATVDSSGSMLLLTSSINSSFGSGHLSPSTGVLLSNLVASSAPSAWACPLILRGSLDDTEADMLGLVASGTPRGAKAMTCTLLNHLAASQIQQQPQHQAKQRPTESPEVYGQENLLQVVVHAEHAHVSSVPSGCCPFQGY, from the exons ATGGATACCACCACAGAAGCTGTGCTCTACCATAAGCTGCAACTCTGGGAGCCTGGCATGGagtcagaggaggaagaagaggaagaaatagcAGAGCCGTTGGTCCTGTCCCTAAGGAGATCCCGAAGTACCCCCGG GAACAAGGTTGTTTGGCTGCCAGGAGCCTGGGCCCGCCTGCTGGCCAGCCTGCTGCTGCTAGCTGTCAGCAGCTCCCTTACTCTGAGGCAGCTGTACAGCAGGGACAGTCCAAAAGGAAACTTGGGCTCTGCGGCCCCTCCAGCCAGCAGACATTCCCATCACcctggtgtgtaccaccacggaGCCATTATCAGCCCTGCAG CCACGTGTTCTCAGCTGGGTCAAGAGCTGCTTGTTGCTGGAGGGAATGTCGTGGATGCTGGAGTTGGAGCAGCTTTGTGTCTGGCGGTGGTACATCCTCATGCAACAGGGCTAG GTGCCACGTTCTGGGGCCTCTTCTACAATAGTTCCTCAGGAAACTCAACTGCCCTGACAGCAGGCCCCGCCCAAACCCTGGCCCCTGGCCTGGGGCTGCCCGCAGCTCTGCCTGCCCTTCATTTACTTCACACACACTTCGGCCACCTGCCTTGGCCACACCTGCTGACCAAGCCCGCCACGCTGGCTGAAAAGGGCTTTGAGGTAGATGTACCCCTAGCAAGTGCACTAGCAGCCCAGGGCACACAGGGGCTCTGTCCACTGTTCTGCCATACCAACGGGACCCCACTTGGTCTTGGGGCTCGAGCCACCAACCCCAACCTGGCAGCTGTGTTGCACCAGGAAGCCCTGGCCTCAGGCTCAGATCTTGCTGGGGATGCTTTGCTGAGACTGCTGGTCAGAGACCTGGGGCTAGAGGAGCCCCCTGTTCAGCCCATGCCCTCCTTAGAGCCTACACTGCAGCTTCCCATACCACAGGGTGTCCTGTTCACGACTCCTGGTCCCTCAGCTGGCCCAGAACTTCTGGAACTGCTGGAGTCTGCCCTTCATTCCAGGACgcccagccccacttcctgtctatctctcCCGCAAACTGCCATGACCTCAGTGAATAGCGCCCTGGCCACTGTGGACAGCAGCGGTTCTATGCTCCTTCTCACCTCCTCAATCAACAGCTCCTTTGGTTCTGGACACCTGTCCCCAAGCACTGGGGTTCTGCTCAGCAACCTGGTAGCCAGCTCTGCACCTAGTGCCTGGGCCTGTCCACTCATTCTCCGTGGCAGCCTGGATGACACAGAAGCTGATATGTTGGGGCTGGTGGCCTCAGGGACACCCAGAGGGGCCAAAGCCATGACATGCACCTTGCTCAATCATCTGGCAGCATCCCAAATCCAACAGCAGCCCCAGCATCAAGCAAAACAAAGACCCACAGAAAGTCCTGAAGTTTATGGCCAAGAGAACCTACTCCAGGTGGTAGTCCATGCAGAACATGCCCATGTTTCCAGTGTCCCCAGTGGCTGCTGCCCCTTCCAGGGGTATTAA
- the Ggt6 gene encoding glutathione hydrolase 6 isoform X2, with translation MDTTTEAVLYHKLQLWEPGMESEEEEEEEIAEPLVLSLRRSRSTPGNKVVWLPGAWARLLASLLLLAVSSSLTLRQLYSRDSPKGNLGSAAPPASRHSHHPGVYHHGAIISPLGQELLVAGGNVVDAGVGAALCLAVVHPHATGLGATFWGLFYNSSSGNSTALTAGPAQTLAPGLGLPAALPALHLLHTHFGHLPWPHLLTKPATLAEKGFEVDVPLASALAAQGTQGLCPLFCHTNGTPLGLGARATNPNLAAVLHQEALASGSDLAGDALLRLLVRDLGLEEPPVQPMPSLEPTLQLPIPQGVLFTTPGPSAGPELLELLESALHSRTPSPTSCLSLPQTAMTSVNSALATVDSSGSMLLLTSSINSSFGSGHLSPSTGVLLSNLVASSAPSAWACPLILRGSLDDTEADMLGLVASGTPRGAKAMTCTLLNHLAASQIQQQPQHQAKQRPTESPEVYGQENLLQVVVHAEHAHVSSVPSGCCPFQGY, from the exons ATGGATACCACCACAGAAGCTGTGCTCTACCATAAGCTGCAACTCTGGGAGCCTGGCATGGagtcagaggaggaagaagaggaagaaatagcAGAGCCGTTGGTCCTGTCCCTAAGGAGATCCCGAAGTACCCCCGG GAACAAGGTTGTTTGGCTGCCAGGAGCCTGGGCCCGCCTGCTGGCCAGCCTGCTGCTGCTAGCTGTCAGCAGCTCCCTTACTCTGAGGCAGCTGTACAGCAGGGACAGTCCAAAAGGAAACTTGGGCTCTGCGGCCCCTCCAGCCAGCAGACATTCCCATCACcctggtgtgtaccaccacggaGCCATTATCAGCCCT CTGGGTCAAGAGCTGCTTGTTGCTGGAGGGAATGTCGTGGATGCTGGAGTTGGAGCAGCTTTGTGTCTGGCGGTGGTACATCCTCATGCAACAGGGCTAG GTGCCACGTTCTGGGGCCTCTTCTACAATAGTTCCTCAGGAAACTCAACTGCCCTGACAGCAGGCCCCGCCCAAACCCTGGCCCCTGGCCTGGGGCTGCCCGCAGCTCTGCCTGCCCTTCATTTACTTCACACACACTTCGGCCACCTGCCTTGGCCACACCTGCTGACCAAGCCCGCCACGCTGGCTGAAAAGGGCTTTGAGGTAGATGTACCCCTAGCAAGTGCACTAGCAGCCCAGGGCACACAGGGGCTCTGTCCACTGTTCTGCCATACCAACGGGACCCCACTTGGTCTTGGGGCTCGAGCCACCAACCCCAACCTGGCAGCTGTGTTGCACCAGGAAGCCCTGGCCTCAGGCTCAGATCTTGCTGGGGATGCTTTGCTGAGACTGCTGGTCAGAGACCTGGGGCTAGAGGAGCCCCCTGTTCAGCCCATGCCCTCCTTAGAGCCTACACTGCAGCTTCCCATACCACAGGGTGTCCTGTTCACGACTCCTGGTCCCTCAGCTGGCCCAGAACTTCTGGAACTGCTGGAGTCTGCCCTTCATTCCAGGACgcccagccccacttcctgtctatctctcCCGCAAACTGCCATGACCTCAGTGAATAGCGCCCTGGCCACTGTGGACAGCAGCGGTTCTATGCTCCTTCTCACCTCCTCAATCAACAGCTCCTTTGGTTCTGGACACCTGTCCCCAAGCACTGGGGTTCTGCTCAGCAACCTGGTAGCCAGCTCTGCACCTAGTGCCTGGGCCTGTCCACTCATTCTCCGTGGCAGCCTGGATGACACAGAAGCTGATATGTTGGGGCTGGTGGCCTCAGGGACACCCAGAGGGGCCAAAGCCATGACATGCACCTTGCTCAATCATCTGGCAGCATCCCAAATCCAACAGCAGCCCCAGCATCAAGCAAAACAAAGACCCACAGAAAGTCCTGAAGTTTATGGCCAAGAGAACCTACTCCAGGTGGTAGTCCATGCAGAACATGCCCATGTTTCCAGTGTCCCCAGTGGCTGCTGCCCCTTCCAGGGGTATTAA